The following are from one region of the Actinopolyspora halophila DSM 43834 genome:
- a CDS encoding ComF family protein, with product MSRDSFLRTVPHALADLVLPLRCAGCAERATALCTGCERDFGALRRVRPELLPEEPPVYALGRYRGNARRAVLAYKEFGRRDLAKPLGSRLARAARSVIDEHPERLSAGPVHLVPVPSRPSAARARGGPHLSPLVRFARRGLGGETATVSDCLRMRRGVRDSVGLDTARRIRNLSGGVVLRSARVPEVGEPVVLVDDVLTTGATVASCSAALRAAGRGVAAALVLVAARR from the coding sequence ATGTCTCGTGATTCCTTTCTCCGAACGGTCCCGCACGCGCTTGCGGACCTGGTCCTCCCGCTCCGGTGCGCGGGGTGCGCTGAGCGTGCCACCGCGTTGTGCACGGGGTGCGAACGCGATTTCGGTGCCCTGCGACGGGTCAGGCCCGAACTGCTGCCCGAGGAACCCCCGGTCTACGCCCTGGGGCGCTACCGGGGAAACGCGCGGAGGGCGGTGCTCGCTTACAAGGAGTTCGGCCGTCGCGATCTCGCGAAACCGCTCGGGAGTCGGCTCGCCCGCGCCGCGCGCTCGGTGATCGACGAACATCCGGAGCGGCTGAGTGCGGGGCCCGTGCACCTGGTGCCCGTGCCCTCCAGGCCTTCCGCCGCCCGCGCTCGCGGTGGGCCGCACCTGAGCCCGCTGGTGCGCTTCGCACGCAGGGGGCTCGGCGGGGAAACGGCCACGGTGTCCGACTGTCTGCGGATGCGGCGCGGAGTGCGGGACTCGGTCGGGTTGGACACCGCACGGCGGATTCGCAATCTCAGCGGTGGTGTCGTGCTCCGTTCCGCACGGGTGCCCGAAGTCGGGGAGCCGGTCGTGTTGGTCGACGACGTGCTCACGACGGGAGCCACGGTGGCGAGCTGTTCCGCGGCGCTGCGTGCCGCGGGCCGGGGAGTGGCCGCGGCGCTGGTTCTCGTGGCGGCTCGTCGGTAG
- a CDS encoding LpqB family beta-propeller domain-containing protein, protein MISLRRSTRMVTLLLVLSVPFTGCASIPKETEPEMVKRVEEGKPTSTTVESPPEGIDAPDLVRDFVDAGAQPANNYEAARKHLTERARNSWRVPSEVTVVKNVDTVPLREEDLPDSVQMVSLSVDKVGKLRADNSFVPGEGSEQLDIRVERQDDGEWRIVNPPDLLLASRNAFDSNYRAVSVFFLDEQRNGVVPDVRWVRQNPQSTLPSRVIDLLLSGPSAGFDSAMNTAIPEEAETVSNVSEVKDGALLVDLSGLGSLSSRKKRMIAAQVVLTLRGVRTARVRLTEEGTALLSNSPVLRPSDVASYERRNKVSSEVAPLAVVNEKLKVFNEQAPPVPGPTGSGEYAITTAARSDEGEYVAAVVRSADEGVDLRVGQYAGSLLKLPVHGSFISRPTWRSESEVWAVVDGKRVVRAIRDDNGAWSVEEVDVRGFATDEGHIEALRIARDGTRLAGVVDGRIVVAGIVGSGSTVRLQRPTPLTGGFSDSKIKQVAWLNSRSLVAISDSDARPVVKVSVDGFTWKSYDSSNLRQPLRRLTVGPGQKVIVGDEAYLWQARDQEEIWEVLQDIPVGPKSIPFYPG, encoded by the coding sequence ATGATCTCGCTGCGGCGTTCGACCAGAATGGTGACTCTGCTGCTGGTGCTGTCCGTCCCGTTCACGGGGTGCGCCTCGATCCCCAAGGAGACGGAACCGGAGATGGTCAAACGGGTCGAGGAGGGGAAGCCGACGAGCACCACGGTCGAGTCCCCTCCGGAAGGGATCGACGCCCCCGACCTGGTGCGCGATTTCGTCGACGCCGGTGCGCAGCCGGCCAACAACTACGAGGCCGCCCGCAAGCACCTGACCGAGCGCGCGCGGAACTCCTGGCGGGTGCCTTCCGAGGTGACGGTGGTCAAGAACGTGGACACCGTCCCCCTGCGCGAGGAGGATCTCCCGGACTCCGTTCAGATGGTCAGTCTGAGCGTGGACAAGGTGGGCAAGCTCCGCGCGGACAACTCGTTCGTCCCCGGAGAGGGATCCGAACAGCTGGACATCAGGGTCGAGCGACAGGACGACGGCGAGTGGCGGATCGTGAATCCCCCGGATCTCCTGCTGGCCAGTCGCAACGCTTTCGACTCGAACTACCGGGCGGTGTCGGTCTTCTTCCTCGACGAGCAGCGGAACGGAGTCGTTCCCGACGTCCGCTGGGTGCGGCAGAATCCGCAGAGCACACTGCCGTCCCGGGTCATCGACCTGCTGCTGTCCGGGCCCTCGGCCGGTTTCGACTCGGCGATGAACACGGCCATCCCCGAGGAGGCGGAGACGGTCAGCAACGTGAGCGAGGTCAAGGACGGCGCGCTCCTGGTGGACCTGAGCGGCCTCGGGTCGTTGAGCAGCAGGAAGAAACGCATGATCGCGGCTCAGGTCGTGCTGACACTGCGCGGGGTCCGAACGGCGCGAGTACGGCTGACGGAGGAGGGGACAGCGCTGCTGTCGAACTCTCCCGTGCTGCGGCCCTCGGACGTGGCCTCCTACGAGCGCCGCAACAAGGTCTCCTCCGAGGTCGCCCCGCTGGCGGTCGTCAACGAGAAGCTCAAGGTGTTCAACGAGCAGGCCCCGCCGGTTCCCGGCCCCACGGGGTCGGGCGAGTACGCGATCACCACGGCGGCTCGTTCGGACGAGGGCGAGTACGTCGCGGCGGTGGTGCGTTCCGCGGACGAAGGGGTTGATCTCCGGGTCGGGCAGTACGCGGGGTCCTTGCTGAAGTTGCCGGTGCACGGAAGTTTCATCTCCAGACCGACCTGGCGGAGCGAATCCGAGGTGTGGGCGGTCGTGGACGGAAAGCGGGTGGTCCGTGCGATCCGGGACGACAACGGGGCCTGGTCGGTCGAGGAGGTCGACGTACGGGGGTTCGCGACCGACGAGGGACACATCGAGGCACTCCGGATCGCCAGGGACGGCACCCGGCTCGCTGGGGTCGTGGACGGTCGCATCGTGGTCGCAGGCATAGTGGGCAGCGGTTCGACGGTGCGATTGCAGCGCCCCACTCCGTTGACCGGTGGTTTCAGCGATTCGAAGATCAAACAAGTGGCCTGGTTGAACAGCCGGTCCCTGGTGGCGATCAGTGACAGTGACGCCCGGCCGGTGGTCAAGGTCTCGGTGGACGGCTTCACCTGGAAGTCTTATGACTCCTCGAATCTGCGCCAGCCGCTCAGGCGGTTGACGGTGGGGCCGGGCCAAAAGGTCATCGTCGGCGACGAGGCCTATTTGTGGCAGGCCAGGGACCAGGAAGAGATCTGGGAAGTGCTGCAGGACATCCCGGTGGGGCCGAAGTCGATCCCGTTCTATCCGGGATGA
- the mtrA gene encoding MtrAB system response regulator MtrA, which produces MKSRVLVVDDDPALAEMLTIVLRGEGFDTAVVNDGTKAMPALRELKPDLVLLDLMLPGMNGIDVCKAIRAESMVPVVMLTAKSDTVDVVLGLESGADDYIVKPFKPKELVARLRVRLRRTEAEPAEVLSIGDLTIDVPGHEVTREGVPISLTPLEFDLLVALARKPRQVFTREVLLEQVWGYRHAADTRLVNVHVQRLRSKIEKDPERPEVVLTVRGVGYKAGPP; this is translated from the coding sequence ATGAAGTCACGCGTGCTCGTGGTGGACGACGACCCGGCTCTGGCGGAGATGCTCACGATCGTGCTCCGGGGCGAGGGCTTCGATACGGCCGTCGTCAACGACGGCACCAAGGCCATGCCCGCGTTGCGTGAGCTCAAGCCCGACCTGGTGCTGCTCGACCTGATGCTGCCGGGAATGAACGGCATCGACGTGTGCAAGGCCATCAGGGCCGAGTCGATGGTTCCCGTCGTCATGCTCACCGCGAAGAGTGACACCGTGGATGTGGTGCTCGGCCTGGAGTCGGGGGCCGACGACTACATCGTCAAACCGTTCAAGCCCAAGGAGCTCGTGGCCCGGTTGCGGGTGCGGCTGCGCCGCACCGAGGCCGAACCGGCCGAGGTGCTGTCCATCGGCGATCTCACGATCGACGTCCCCGGCCACGAGGTCACTCGCGAGGGCGTGCCGATCTCGCTCACTCCGCTCGAGTTCGATCTGCTGGTGGCGCTGGCCAGGAAACCTCGTCAGGTGTTCACCCGCGAAGTGCTGTTGGAGCAGGTGTGGGGGTATCGTCACGCTGCGGACACCAGGCTGGTCAACGTGCACGTGCAGCGGTTGCGTTCGAAGATCGAGAAGGATCCGGAGCGGCCGGAGGTCGTGCTCACCGTGCGTGGAGTCGGGTACAAGGCCGGTCCCCCGTGA
- a CDS encoding dTMP kinase: protein MGRLIVIEGLDGAGKQTLADGLSAELRDRGLSVGEAAFPRYGVDVHADLVAEALRGQHGDLADSVHGMAVLYALDRKHSLDRLRSGIAEHDILLLDRYVASNAAYGAARSWENADGGFVEWVRRLEVDRFGMPRPDLQILLRVPTAVAAERAERRESANGELGGDRFESDSSLQERCDRVYLELAESAWWSPWRVIDDAAAVDPVGLADRILD from the coding sequence GTGGGGCGGCTGATCGTGATCGAAGGTCTGGACGGCGCGGGCAAGCAGACGCTGGCCGATGGTTTGTCGGCCGAGTTGCGCGACAGGGGGCTCTCGGTGGGGGAGGCCGCGTTCCCCCGGTACGGCGTGGACGTGCACGCCGACCTGGTCGCCGAGGCGCTTCGCGGACAGCACGGGGATCTCGCCGACTCCGTGCACGGCATGGCCGTGCTGTACGCACTGGACAGAAAGCACTCCCTGGACCGACTGCGAAGTGGGATCGCCGAGCACGACATCCTGCTGCTGGACCGCTACGTGGCTTCCAACGCGGCGTACGGGGCCGCGCGGTCGTGGGAGAACGCCGACGGCGGGTTCGTCGAGTGGGTGCGCCGGCTCGAGGTGGACCGCTTCGGGATGCCCCGGCCGGATCTGCAGATCCTGCTGCGCGTGCCCACCGCGGTGGCCGCCGAGCGGGCCGAGCGCAGGGAAAGCGCCAACGGGGAGCTGGGCGGGGACCGGTTCGAGTCGGACTCTTCCCTCCAGGAGCGTTGCGACCGGGTTTACCTCGAGCTCGCCGAATCCGCTTGGTGGTCGCCCTGGCGGGTGATCGACGACGCGGCCGCGGTGGATCCCGTCGGCTTGGCCGACCGGATTCTCGACTAA
- the mtrB gene encoding MtrAB system histidine kinase MtrB encodes MSDRTLRGGSLRSLAVRVSENVRRRWHWFESIWRRSMQLRVVVSTLALSSAVVFVLGMVLQTQITNRMLETKKDAAVRQVEQSLLPVLERQLTAVDPNSEDVDEQLEGALNGLTTSPSVQNDAESVAGTYDPVLVDEYAVTQEGESAPSAGPIGDVPQKLRDHVKRDRFATQISTVSRNHEQVTMLVIGSPAGTSTRPLQSYFLFPLSAENRTMGVVQSTLLVGGLVLLVLLGAITNLVTRQVVRPVRQAARTAERLAAGNLDERMRVIGEDDVALLADSFNEMADSLAQQIQQLEEFGQLQRRFTSDVSHELRTPLTTVRMAADVLHASRDEFPAGLERSAELLVDELDRFEALLGDLLEISRLDAGVADLSTESLDVPEVVRRAVDSLRPIAETSGVELRVDVPDEEVTIFADARRVERIVRNLAANAVDHAEGRPVDVAFGEGENEVAVTVRDYGVGLQPGEAELVFTRFWRADPSRDRQTGGTGLGLSIASEDARLHGGWLDAWGEPGRGSCFRLTLPKYSGEQEVSESPLPLPSARSIAAPEALLAAPPETSESDSGGTEDDSAAGRERNSPDCSEDGDGKEER; translated from the coding sequence GTGAGTGACAGGACCCTCCGCGGCGGTTCGTTGCGGTCGTTGGCCGTGCGTGTCAGCGAGAACGTGCGCCGCCGTTGGCACTGGTTCGAGTCGATCTGGCGTCGGTCGATGCAGCTGCGGGTGGTGGTGAGCACTCTCGCGCTCTCCTCCGCGGTGGTCTTCGTGCTGGGGATGGTGCTGCAGACCCAGATAACCAACAGGATGCTGGAGACCAAGAAGGACGCCGCCGTCCGCCAGGTCGAGCAGAGCCTTCTTCCCGTGCTGGAACGACAACTGACCGCCGTCGATCCGAACTCCGAGGACGTGGACGAGCAGCTCGAGGGTGCCCTGAACGGGCTGACCACGTCACCCTCCGTGCAGAACGACGCCGAATCCGTGGCCGGGACGTACGATCCGGTGCTCGTCGACGAGTACGCCGTCACCCAGGAGGGCGAGTCGGCTCCCTCGGCCGGTCCGATCGGGGACGTCCCGCAGAAATTGCGCGACCATGTGAAACGGGACAGGTTCGCCACCCAGATCAGTACGGTCTCGCGCAATCACGAGCAAGTGACCATGCTCGTGATCGGCAGTCCCGCCGGTACCTCCACTCGTCCGCTGCAGTCGTACTTCCTGTTCCCGCTCAGCGCGGAGAACCGCACCATGGGCGTGGTGCAGAGCACGCTGCTCGTCGGTGGGTTGGTACTGCTCGTGCTGCTCGGCGCCATCACGAATCTGGTGACCCGTCAGGTGGTGCGGCCGGTGCGCCAGGCAGCGCGGACCGCGGAAAGGCTCGCCGCCGGGAACCTGGACGAACGGATGCGGGTGATCGGTGAGGACGACGTCGCACTGCTCGCCGATTCGTTCAACGAGATGGCCGACAGCCTGGCGCAGCAGATCCAGCAGCTGGAGGAGTTCGGTCAGCTGCAGCGCAGGTTCACCTCCGACGTCTCGCACGAGCTGCGGACCCCGCTTACCACGGTGCGCATGGCGGCCGACGTGCTCCACGCCTCCCGCGACGAGTTTCCGGCTGGGTTGGAGCGTTCCGCCGAACTGCTGGTCGACGAGCTCGATCGTTTCGAGGCGCTGTTGGGGGACCTCCTCGAGATCTCCCGGCTGGACGCGGGCGTGGCCGATCTTTCCACCGAGTCGCTGGACGTCCCCGAAGTGGTGCGCCGGGCCGTGGACTCGCTGCGTCCCATCGCCGAAACGAGTGGTGTGGAGCTGCGTGTCGACGTTCCGGACGAGGAGGTCACCATTTTCGCGGATGCGCGTCGCGTGGAGCGCATCGTGCGCAACCTCGCCGCGAACGCCGTCGACCACGCGGAGGGGCGGCCGGTCGACGTCGCCTTCGGGGAGGGGGAGAACGAAGTGGCTGTCACCGTGCGGGACTACGGTGTGGGATTGCAGCCCGGCGAGGCCGAACTGGTGTTCACCAGATTCTGGCGTGCCGATCCGTCGCGTGACCGCCAGACCGGGGGCACGGGACTCGGACTGTCCATCGCTTCCGAGGACGCCCGGTTGCACGGCGGGTGGCTGGACGCGTGGGGCGAGCCGGGGCGGGGGTCCTGCTTCCGCCTCACTCTTCCGAAGTACTCGGGTGAGCAGGAAGTTTCCGAGAGCCCACTGCCGCTGCCGAGCGCGCGCAGCATAGCCGCACCGGAAGCGCTCCTGGCCGCCCCGCCGGAGACGTCCGAAAGCGACTCCGGAGGGACAGAGGACGATTCCGCGGCGGGGAGGGAACGGAACTCGCCCGACTGTTCCGAGGACGGCGACGGGAAGGAAGAGCGATGA
- the hpf gene encoding ribosome hibernation-promoting factor, HPF/YfiA family, with translation MDIVVKGRNVEVPTHYQQHVGEKLNRLDRYDRKAMRADVELQHERNPRQAKNCQRVEITLKGRGPAVRAEASAPDFYAALDTATTKLENRLRKMHDRRKVHHGKRSPRSVAQATAAMADRPVAVAGAGGTMQNRTRTTLLEPPTDQVRTETAGEQSSAAVSESPAASESPARPEPSTTSEVPDQRHEENGYEPGRIVREKEHPATPMTVDQALYEMELVGHDFYLFFDADAGKPSVVYRRKGFNYGVIRLVPET, from the coding sequence ATGGACATCGTCGTCAAAGGCCGCAACGTCGAGGTGCCCACCCATTACCAACAGCATGTCGGCGAAAAGCTCAACCGTCTCGACCGCTACGACAGGAAGGCGATGCGAGCCGACGTGGAGCTGCAGCACGAGCGTAACCCACGCCAGGCGAAGAACTGTCAGCGGGTCGAAATCACCTTGAAGGGACGTGGCCCGGCTGTGCGTGCGGAAGCCAGTGCCCCCGACTTCTACGCAGCGCTGGACACCGCGACGACGAAGTTGGAGAACCGGCTGCGCAAGATGCACGATCGCAGGAAGGTGCATCACGGCAAGCGCAGCCCGCGCTCCGTGGCACAGGCGACCGCCGCGATGGCCGACAGGCCGGTAGCCGTCGCCGGGGCGGGAGGTACGATGCAGAACCGCACTCGAACCACACTGCTGGAACCGCCGACCGATCAGGTGCGTACTGAGACCGCGGGCGAGCAGTCCTCCGCCGCTGTGTCCGAGTCTCCGGCGGCCTCCGAATCTCCGGCGAGGCCCGAGCCCTCGACGACGTCCGAGGTCCCCGACCAGCGTCACGAGGAGAACGGCTACGAACCGGGGCGAATCGTTCGCGAGAAAGAACACCCGGCCACACCCATGACAGTGGATCAAGCGCTTTACGAGATGGAGCTGGTCGGTCACGACTTCTATCTGTTCTTCGACGCCGATGCCGGAAAGCCCAGCGTGGTGTATCGCCGGAAGGGATTCAACTACGGAGTGATCCGGTTGGTGCCCGAAACGTGA